The Aneurinibacillus migulanus genome contains the following window.
GGGTTTGGCGGTTCATTAAACGTATTCGAATTGACGAAAGCAATGATTGAAGCAGGTGCATCTGGTGTTCATCTCGAAGACCAATTATCTTCTGAGAAGAAATGCGGTCACTTAGGCGGAAAAGTTCTACTGCCAACACAAACTTCAGTGCGCAACTTAATTGCTGCACGGTTGGCTGCTGACGTAATGGGTGTTCCTACTGTGCTAATCGCGAGAACAGATGCGAATGCAGCGAACCTCATTACTAGTGATGCTGATCCGTATGATGCGCCATTTATTACGGGAGAGCGTACACCGGAAGGTTTTTACAGAACGAGAGATGGACTTGATCAAGCGATTTCAAGAGGGCTTGCCTATGCACCATATGCAGATATGATTTGGTGCGAAACATCAGAGCCGAATCTTGAAGAGGCCAAACGTTTTGCTGATGCTATTCATGAACAGTTCCCTGGAAAGCTACTTGCTTATAACTGCTCGCCTTCCTTTAACTGGAAGAAAAAATTGGATGATGAAACCATTGCGAAGTTCCAGGTTGAACTGGGTAAAATGGGATATAAATTCCAATTCGTAACTCTTGCTGGATTCCACGCTCTTAATTACAGCATGTTTGATTTGGCTCGTGGTTATAAAGAAAAAGGAATGGCAGCATATTCCGAATTGCAACAAGCAGAATTTGCTGCTGAACAATACGGTTACACTGCCACAAGACATCAGCGCGAAGTAGGTACTGGCTACTTTGACGAAGTTTCTCAAGTCATTAGCGGTGGAACGTCGTCGACAGTTGCCCTTGCAGGCTCAACTGAAGCCGAACAATTCACGAAGGCATAATGTACCTTTCGTACCATCCAGCACTGATAAAAAAATAAAAGGTTATGTAATAGTATACACTGCCGGATGGGAAATAACAAATTGGAGGAATCAAAAATGAATTTATCGTTTTACAGGAATCTTCCAAAAAAAGAGTGTAGTGAATGTGGCTGTGAAATCAAAGAACAATACGAATCCTACGTCCATGTTTGTGAGCGATGCATTAATAGAAAAGAAGAATAGTCCAGCGGGTTTTAGTATCTGTTTACACTCAGGATAGGGCGTTAAGCTCTATCCTGAAGTTTTGTATATATACTCATAACAAATAAGTGATTTACTAACAGTAATAAGGGAGAGATTAGTATATGGAAAATGAACGCTATCGACGTGGGTTCCATAAATTCATGGAATATACAACGGTAACACAGGATGAAAGAGATTCGGGGAAAGTTGCAGACCCATTGGAGGATATCGCTCCCGATTTAAGAAGATTCATTATCGAGTTTGCTTATGGGGATATATACAGTCGACCAGGATTAGATAATAAAAGCCGGGCCCTTATTACGATTTCATCACTCGTTACACAAGGAACAGAGCGGCAGATTGAAGTTCATATTAATAGAGGGTTAACGGCTGGCCTTACACCTACAGAAGTCGTGGAATCAATCATGCAGCTGGTTCCTTATACAGGTTTTCCTCGTGTTCAAAATGCACTAATTATTGCGAAAAAAGTTTTTATGCAACATAACATTAGTAAAGACTAAAACAAAAAACAGATAGGAGTAAGAGGATGTGAAAAAAAAAATAACAATTGCTATACGGATAGTAGTCCAAATCATTTTTTTGTATAGCCTTAATGAATTGGGAAATCTCGTTGTCGAGATTTTCCATCTTCCTATACCAGGAACGTTAATTGGATTGCTGCTTCTTTTCAGTTTATTACTAACAAAAATTGTTCCGCTACAATGGATAGAAGAAGCGTCTTCTCTTCTTTTGAAACATTTGTCGTTTTTCTTTATCCCTATTGCAGTAGGTTTAATGAGTTATGGAGATTTATTGTTGCATCAGGGCTGGTTGTTGTTTCTTTTAATACTGGTAAGTTTATGGATTGGGATTTATACGACAGGGAGGGTTTCGCAATTCCTTGTCCGTGAACAGGAGAGCAATCAAGAGTAAAGAGGCGAGCATATGGATAAAGCGATCACGGTTTACACGCTTATCATAACGGTTGGAGCTTATATAGGGAGTATTTTCTTAAATAAGAGGGTATCTTCCCCGTTTACCCATCCGGTTTTTGTTAGTACATCATTAATTATCTTTGTCCTTATATTGAGCAATGTCCACTACAAGGACTATGAGGGAACGAAGGATATGTTAAGTTTTTTTCTGGGACCTGCTACTGTAGGGATTGCGGTTCCTTTGTATCAAAACCGTTCCATCTTGTTCCGGAATATCATTCCTTCATTTGCTGGTGTAATAGCTGGTTCCATGGTAAGTATAACAGCGACTGTTCTTATGCTAAAAGGTCTGCATTTATCATCGGAGCTTATTCGTTCCATGAGCTTAAAGACGATTACGACTCCTATGGCTGTTGAGGTGGCTTCTATCATTCACGGGGATACAATCTTGACTGCTGTTTTTGTGGTGATAACAGGGATGCTAGGAGCTATGACAGGTCCCTGGATAATGAATAAAATGGGCATCCACAATCCATTATCAAGAGGACTTGCTCTTGGGGTGCAGGCGCATGGTATCGGAACAGCGCAAGCTGCGTTAGAAGGAAGGCTTCAGGCTGCCATTGCAGGTGTGGCTATGGGGGTTAATGGGATTTTCGTTTCTATCATGGTTCCGATCATTATTCCGTGGATTATAACATAAAATAATGTCTACATTTCTTGCGTTGAATACCCGCGAATACGAAAGCGCCACAACCCCATTGTATATTCAGGATTGTGGTGCTTTTATACGCTGAGAATAGTGTTAGAAAAATCAACGTCCTTGTAACATGTTGTCTAAATACTGTATTATTCGTTCTTTATCTTTTAGAACATTATTTTCCCTTTTCTGATCGCTTTCCATTTTTGCTACTGATTTGTCTAAAATGTCTTGCTCAACAGCTTGCGGAATTACGACTACGCCATCTGCGTCTCCTACAATAAGATCATTTGGATGAATACTCGTTCCTCCACATGAAATAGGTACATTGATTTCTCCAACACCTGCTTTATTACTTGCTGCTACTGTTGTTCCTTTACAGAAAACAGGAAAATTCAAATTTTTGATTCCCATAATGTCTCGGATAGCCCCATCTACTACTATGCCCTGTATACCTAATGCTTGCGCCATTTCTACTACAAAATCACCTGCAATAGCACGGTATGTATCACCTTTGGCATCAATAACCAAAATGTCTCCCGGTCTTGCTTCTCTAATGGCTTTAAGGACGCACAGATTGTCTCCGATTGGCATTTTTACAGTTAATGCTCTTCCAGCGATTTTATATTCATCTTTCAAGGGTTTAATACACGAATCCAGGTTGTTAAGTCCTTGCATGGCATCAGATATACAGGTTGTTGGGACTTCGCGGAATTGTTGAATGATGTCGCTCATTATACTCTCTCCTTATACATAATCTCTTACTATGTTTAATGGCTTATTAATAGTATGTAACGTAAAGCAATAGTACCTTGCCCATTCCTGATTTCAGGAATAAACAAGGTACTAGACCACGTTTTCTACCGTCATTTACTCACCTTTTTATTCATGATTATGGCTGAAGCAACGTTCACACTCATGAAGATAAGATTCTGCCTGTTCTTCAAAATGTTCACCGCATTCACAGCACATTTTCTTTGGCAGACTTCTATAGAACTCCAAATCTCTTGTCATTATATATCCCTCCATTGATTTTTTATTCTGAATTTTCCTGTGTCTTTATTGTATTATAACAGATTTCTTTTGTCAACGATTGTTATACAACTTTTTATTTTTGTTCTCTTGCCCATATTTACCGAATCGGATAAAGGAGAGGACACGAGTTTTAGTAATACTCTTAGGAAAATAGCTTTCTTTCTTGACAAAACAATAGGTTGATTCTTATAATTATTTTGAAATTAGAAACATTTTCCGCAATACGGAAAATATTATTTTGTTGCCCTGCTTTAGAGAAAAAGTAAGACGAATATGAATATAATTACGTATAACTGTAA
Protein-coding sequences here:
- the yhfH gene encoding protein YhfH, with the protein product MTRDLEFYRSLPKKMCCECGEHFEEQAESYLHECERCFSHNHE
- the yhfH gene encoding protein YhfH — its product is MNLSFYRNLPKKECSECGCEIKEQYESYVHVCERCINRKEE
- the aceA gene encoding isocitrate lyase; protein product: MVEHYATQLEESWKDSRWKGIERPYSAEDVIRLRGSVQIEHTLARMGAERLWNLVNTEDYINALGALTGNQAVQQVKAGLKAIYLSGWQVAADANLSGNMYPDQSLYPANSVPSVVKRINQALQRADQIYHAEGKNDINWFAPIVADMEAGFGGSLNVFELTKAMIEAGASGVHLEDQLSSEKKCGHLGGKVLLPTQTSVRNLIAARLAADVMGVPTVLIARTDANAANLITSDADPYDAPFITGERTPEGFYRTRDGLDQAISRGLAYAPYADMIWCETSEPNLEEAKRFADAIHEQFPGKLLAYNCSPSFNWKKKLDDETIAKFQVELGKMGYKFQFVTLAGFHALNYSMFDLARGYKEKGMAAYSELQQAEFAAEQYGYTATRHQREVGTGYFDEVSQVISGGTSSTVALAGSTEAEQFTKA
- a CDS encoding LrgB family protein; translation: MDKAITVYTLIITVGAYIGSIFLNKRVSSPFTHPVFVSTSLIIFVLILSNVHYKDYEGTKDMLSFFLGPATVGIAVPLYQNRSILFRNIIPSFAGVIAGSMVSITATVLMLKGLHLSSELIRSMSLKTITTPMAVEVASIIHGDTILTAVFVVITGMLGAMTGPWIMNKMGIHNPLSRGLALGVQAHGIGTAQAALEGRLQAAIAGVAMGVNGIFVSIMVPIIIPWIIT
- a CDS encoding RraA family protein; translated protein: MSDIIQQFREVPTTCISDAMQGLNNLDSCIKPLKDEYKIAGRALTVKMPIGDNLCVLKAIREARPGDILVIDAKGDTYRAIAGDFVVEMAQALGIQGIVVDGAIRDIMGIKNLNFPVFCKGTTVAASNKAGVGEINVPISCGGTSIHPNDLIVGDADGVVVIPQAVEQDILDKSVAKMESDQKRENNVLKDKERIIQYLDNMLQGR
- a CDS encoding carboxymuconolactone decarboxylase family protein yields the protein MENERYRRGFHKFMEYTTVTQDERDSGKVADPLEDIAPDLRRFIIEFAYGDIYSRPGLDNKSRALITISSLVTQGTERQIEVHINRGLTAGLTPTEVVESIMQLVPYTGFPRVQNALIIAKKVFMQHNISKD
- a CDS encoding CidA/LrgA family protein; translated protein: MKKKITIAIRIVVQIIFLYSLNELGNLVVEIFHLPIPGTLIGLLLLFSLLLTKIVPLQWIEEASSLLLKHLSFFFIPIAVGLMSYGDLLLHQGWLLFLLILVSLWIGIYTTGRVSQFLVREQESNQE